A single region of the Streptomyces sp. NBC_00236 genome encodes:
- a CDS encoding ATP-binding cassette domain-containing protein — protein MVGMTRIDKNPRNGKNAVEVRGLVKHYGATKALDGVDLDVREGTVLGVLGPNGAGKTTLVRVLSTLIQPDAGHAVVAGYDVVKQPRALRRTIGLTGQYASVDEKLSGWENLYMIGRLLDLPRKKARSRADELLERFSLTDAAKKAAMEYSGGMRRRLDLAASMIGSPAVLYLDEPTTGLDPRTRNEVWDEVQRMVAEGATVLLTTQYMEEAEQLANELTVIDKGRIIARGGVDELKAKVGGRTLQIRPSDPAQLAAMAQAIREAGLDGVAGAQAVPDEGLLYVPILSDEQLTAVIGLLGTRGFPLAHVATALPSLDEVFLAITGDKATVTDTTPQEVAA, from the coding sequence ATGGTCGGCATGACGCGAATCGACAAGAACCCCAGGAACGGCAAGAACGCCGTCGAGGTACGGGGGCTGGTCAAGCACTACGGCGCGACCAAGGCTCTGGACGGCGTGGACCTCGATGTGCGCGAGGGCACCGTCCTCGGCGTGCTCGGCCCCAACGGCGCCGGCAAGACGACCCTCGTACGGGTCCTGTCCACCCTGATCCAGCCCGACGCCGGACACGCGGTCGTGGCCGGCTACGACGTGGTGAAGCAGCCCCGCGCGCTCCGCCGCACCATCGGCCTGACCGGTCAGTACGCCTCGGTCGACGAGAAGCTCTCCGGCTGGGAGAACCTCTACATGATCGGGCGGCTGCTCGACCTGCCGCGCAAGAAGGCCCGCTCGCGCGCCGACGAACTGCTGGAGCGCTTCTCGCTCACGGACGCGGCGAAGAAGGCCGCGATGGAGTACTCCGGCGGTATGCGCCGCCGGCTGGACCTCGCCGCCTCCATGATCGGCAGCCCGGCCGTCCTCTACCTGGACGAGCCGACGACGGGGCTCGACCCCCGTACCCGCAACGAGGTCTGGGACGAGGTGCAGCGGATGGTCGCGGAGGGGGCGACCGTGCTGCTCACCACCCAGTACATGGAAGAGGCCGAACAGCTCGCCAACGAGCTCACGGTCATCGACAAGGGCAGGATCATCGCCCGCGGCGGTGTCGACGAACTGAAGGCCAAGGTCGGCGGGCGCACCCTGCAGATCCGGCCCTCGGACCCCGCCCAGCTGGCCGCGATGGCCCAGGCCATCAGGGAGGCCGGTCTCGACGGTGTGGCGGGCGCCCAGGCTGTCCCGGACGAGGGACTGCTGTACGTACCGATCCTCAGCGACGAGCAGCTCACCGCCGTCATCGGCCTGCTCGGCACCCGGGGCTTCCCGCTGGCGCACGTCGCCACCGCGCTGCCCAGCCTGGACGAGGTGTTCCTCGCCATCACCGGCGACAAGGCCACCGTCACCGACACGACTCCCCAGGAGGTCGCGGCATGA
- the panB gene encoding 3-methyl-2-oxobutanoate hydroxymethyltransferase: MSLQAAHNQSPTSPAGAPSDSSKALYGGKSNRRVTVHDIAAATARGEKWPMLTAYDAMTASVFDEAGIPVMLVGDSMGNCHLGYETTVPVTMDEIAILSAAVVRGTKRALIVADLPFGSYQESPVQALRNATRLIKESGVGAVKLEGGERSHEQIKLLVDAGIPVMAHIGLTPQSVNAMGYRVQGRGEEAAQQMLRDAKAVQDAGAFAVVLELVPAELAAEVTRTLHIPTVGIGAGPDTDAQVLVYTDMVGLTGGKVPRFTKQYADLRQILGDAAKAYADEVVGGTFPAPEHTFH; this comes from the coding sequence ATGTCGCTTCAGGCTGCGCACAACCAGTCCCCCACTTCCCCCGCGGGAGCCCCCTCCGACAGCAGCAAGGCGCTGTACGGAGGCAAGAGCAACCGCCGGGTCACCGTCCACGACATCGCCGCCGCCACCGCGCGCGGCGAGAAGTGGCCCATGCTCACCGCCTACGACGCGATGACCGCGTCCGTCTTCGACGAGGCCGGCATCCCGGTCATGCTCGTCGGCGACTCCATGGGCAACTGTCACCTCGGCTACGAGACCACCGTGCCCGTCACGATGGACGAGATCGCCATCCTGTCCGCCGCCGTCGTCCGGGGCACCAAGCGCGCTCTGATCGTGGCCGACCTGCCCTTCGGGTCCTACCAGGAGAGCCCCGTCCAGGCCCTGCGCAACGCCACCCGGCTGATCAAGGAGTCCGGGGTCGGCGCGGTCAAGCTGGAGGGCGGCGAGCGCAGCCATGAGCAGATCAAGCTCCTGGTCGACGCCGGCATCCCGGTCATGGCCCACATCGGCCTGACCCCGCAGTCCGTCAACGCGATGGGCTACCGGGTGCAAGGCCGCGGCGAGGAGGCCGCCCAGCAGATGCTGCGCGACGCGAAGGCCGTGCAGGACGCGGGCGCGTTCGCCGTCGTCCTGGAGCTCGTCCCGGCCGAACTGGCCGCCGAGGTCACCCGCACCCTGCACATCCCGACCGTGGGCATCGGCGCCGGTCCGGACACCGACGCGCAGGTGCTGGTCTACACCGACATGGTCGGCCTGACCGGTGGCAAGGTGCCGCGCTTCACCAAGCAGTACGCCGACCTGCGCCAGATCCTCGGAGACGCCGCGAAGGCGTACGCGGACGAGGTCGTCGGCGGCACCTTCCCGGCGCCGGAGCACACCTTCCACTAG
- a CDS encoding ATP-binding protein: protein MRYGILGTTQALRDDGTAVAVGGARLRALLAVLALRTGRTVPFAVLVDEVWDGDPPADASGALQALVGRLRRALGHAEVVSVDNGYRLAAEPDSVDLHRFERLVEEGTRALDAGDPAKALSVLDDALGLWRGPVLADLPDRHAVAARWTARRLDARRTRIAAALALGRADEVLPELAALCEEHPLDEPLQALRLRALRDAGRTAQALAAYDEVRTVLADRLGTDPGPGLSALHAELLRQEPARPAPRTVHRPAAPAVRQGNLRARLTSFVGRERDIDALRGDLTRARLVTLLGPGGAGKTRLSQETAESFDPASWPDGVWLAELAPVDDPEAVPEAVLGALGARETVLRGAGAEELRAAERGAGERGAGEPLSRLTEHCSRRRMLLLLDNCEHVIEAAAALADHLLARCPQLTVLATSREPLGVPGEFVRPVEPLPDPTALRLLAERGAAALPGFRADADEATAAATAEICRRLDGLPLAIELAAARLRMLTPQQIADRLDDRFRLLTGGSRTVLPRQQTLRAVVDWSWDLLDEDERTTLRRLSVFAGGCTLEAAEAVCADGPRHAREVAGLLGSLVDKSLVVAAPAADGQMRYRLLETVGEYAAQRLDETGERDAVERQHLVYFRELARTTDPLLRGAGQRAAIELFQREYENLRTALRHAVAARDEQESLCLVISLSWYWQIRNLRSDALHWADAAAALGPDPFAEPVEPAPSIHERCTDAPPPMEPELLQEARRQVGLVQLVSMDHAMDEWTNEASMTRLRGIASVYRAGQPQTCRSPASLWFFAVMLTGGVADLRHLLDETVRAAREFAFEWELAAALQMRANVLANRPDWAGAAHVDAAESLEIFRRLGDDWGMAEALSSRGEAYEKTGDYRRAAEDYQDAIGCAEKLGALAQVSVLRTRYASALTELDRGAEGEVILRQVIADERHAGHEARPAARLFLALWLGRCGRTAEAREQFSELLEEFRSQTMAIFEGFVLGGLAWLDNQEENYADALDRGRQALLRLGDPLTQMVAPQMAVIHLVTLAWALGGLGAERGAELGARLLAAGRALLPKGHFLTSMERDNFERAEELVRAALGEAAYEAAYAEGGGLSLEEAAALVDAYRS, encoded by the coding sequence GTGCGCTACGGCATCCTCGGTACCACCCAGGCACTCCGCGACGACGGCACGGCCGTCGCCGTCGGCGGGGCGCGGCTGCGCGCCCTGCTCGCGGTGCTCGCGCTGCGCACCGGCCGGACGGTGCCGTTCGCGGTGCTCGTCGACGAGGTCTGGGACGGTGACCCGCCCGCCGACGCGTCAGGGGCCCTGCAGGCACTCGTGGGCCGGCTCAGACGGGCGCTCGGCCATGCGGAGGTCGTGTCCGTGGACAACGGCTACCGGCTGGCCGCCGAACCGGACAGCGTCGATCTCCACCGCTTCGAACGCCTCGTGGAGGAGGGCACGCGGGCCCTGGACGCCGGCGATCCGGCGAAGGCGCTGAGCGTCCTGGACGACGCCCTCGGCCTCTGGCGGGGGCCGGTGCTCGCCGACCTTCCCGACCGGCACGCCGTCGCGGCCCGCTGGACCGCCCGTCGCCTCGACGCCCGCCGGACCCGGATCGCCGCGGCCCTCGCGCTCGGCCGGGCCGACGAGGTGCTGCCGGAACTGGCCGCGCTCTGCGAGGAGCACCCCCTCGACGAACCGCTCCAGGCGCTGCGGCTGCGGGCCCTGCGCGACGCCGGGCGCACGGCCCAGGCGCTGGCCGCGTACGACGAGGTCCGCACCGTGCTCGCCGACCGGCTCGGCACGGACCCGGGCCCCGGGCTGAGCGCACTGCACGCCGAGCTGCTCCGTCAGGAACCGGCCCGTCCCGCCCCGCGGACGGTTCACCGGCCCGCCGCACCGGCTGTCCGGCAGGGCAACCTCCGGGCCCGGCTCACCAGCTTCGTCGGCCGCGAGCGCGACATCGACGCGCTGCGCGGCGACCTCACCCGGGCCCGGCTGGTCACCCTCCTCGGACCCGGCGGCGCCGGCAAGACCCGGCTCTCCCAGGAGACCGCGGAATCCTTCGACCCCGCGTCCTGGCCGGACGGCGTCTGGCTGGCCGAACTCGCGCCCGTCGACGACCCCGAAGCGGTACCGGAAGCGGTCCTCGGCGCACTCGGCGCCCGCGAGACCGTGCTGCGCGGCGCGGGCGCCGAAGAGCTCCGGGCCGCCGAACGGGGTGCCGGCGAACGGGGTGCGGGCGAGCCGCTGTCCCGGCTCACCGAGCACTGCTCGCGGCGCCGCATGCTGCTGCTCCTGGACAACTGCGAGCATGTGATCGAGGCGGCCGCGGCCCTCGCCGATCACCTGCTGGCCCGCTGCCCGCAGCTCACCGTCCTCGCCACCAGCCGCGAACCCCTCGGCGTACCCGGCGAGTTCGTCCGGCCCGTGGAGCCGCTGCCCGACCCGACGGCCCTGCGCCTGCTGGCCGAACGCGGAGCCGCCGCACTGCCCGGCTTCCGGGCCGACGCCGACGAGGCGACCGCGGCGGCCACCGCCGAGATCTGCCGCCGCCTGGACGGCCTGCCGCTCGCCATCGAACTCGCCGCCGCCCGGCTGCGGATGCTCACCCCGCAGCAGATCGCCGACCGGCTCGACGACCGGTTCCGGCTGCTGACGGGCGGCAGCCGCACCGTGCTCCCGCGCCAGCAGACCCTGCGGGCCGTCGTCGACTGGTCCTGGGACCTCCTCGACGAGGACGAACGCACCACCCTGCGCCGGCTGTCCGTGTTCGCCGGCGGCTGCACCCTCGAAGCGGCCGAGGCGGTCTGCGCGGACGGGCCGCGCCACGCGCGGGAGGTCGCCGGGCTGCTCGGCTCCCTGGTCGACAAGTCCCTGGTCGTCGCCGCCCCCGCGGCGGACGGCCAGATGCGCTACCGCCTCCTGGAGACCGTCGGCGAGTACGCGGCACAGCGGCTCGACGAGACGGGGGAGCGGGACGCCGTCGAACGCCAGCACCTCGTGTACTTCCGCGAGCTGGCCCGCACCACCGACCCCCTGCTCCGCGGCGCCGGACAGCGCGCCGCCATCGAGCTCTTCCAGCGCGAGTACGAGAACCTGCGCACCGCGCTGCGGCACGCCGTCGCCGCGCGTGACGAGCAGGAGTCGCTGTGCCTGGTGATCTCGCTCTCCTGGTACTGGCAGATCCGCAATCTGCGCAGCGACGCCCTGCACTGGGCCGACGCCGCGGCGGCCCTCGGCCCCGACCCCTTCGCCGAGCCCGTGGAACCCGCGCCCTCGATCCACGAACGCTGCACCGACGCGCCCCCGCCCATGGAACCCGAACTGCTCCAGGAGGCGCGGCGCCAGGTGGGGCTGGTCCAGCTGGTCAGCATGGACCACGCGATGGACGAGTGGACGAACGAGGCCAGCATGACGCGGCTCCGGGGCATCGCCTCCGTCTACCGGGCCGGTCAGCCGCAGACCTGCCGGAGCCCCGCATCGCTCTGGTTCTTCGCCGTCATGCTGACCGGGGGCGTCGCGGACCTGCGGCACCTGCTGGACGAAACGGTGCGCGCCGCACGGGAGTTCGCCTTCGAGTGGGAGCTTGCCGCGGCGCTCCAGATGCGCGCCAACGTGCTGGCCAACCGCCCCGACTGGGCGGGTGCGGCCCACGTGGACGCCGCCGAGAGCCTGGAGATCTTCCGCCGCCTCGGTGACGACTGGGGCATGGCCGAGGCGCTGTCCTCACGCGGTGAGGCGTACGAGAAGACGGGCGACTACCGCCGGGCGGCCGAGGACTACCAGGACGCGATCGGCTGCGCGGAGAAGCTCGGCGCCCTGGCCCAGGTGTCGGTGCTCCGTACCCGGTACGCGTCCGCTCTGACCGAACTCGACCGCGGGGCGGAGGGCGAGGTGATCCTGCGCCAGGTGATCGCGGACGAGCGGCACGCGGGGCACGAGGCGCGGCCGGCGGCCCGGCTCTTCCTGGCCCTGTGGCTGGGCCGCTGCGGCCGGACCGCCGAGGCGCGTGAACAGTTCTCCGAACTGCTGGAGGAGTTCAGGTCGCAGACCATGGCGATCTTCGAGGGCTTCGTCCTGGGCGGCCTGGCCTGGCTGGACAACCAGGAGGAGAACTACGCGGACGCCCTGGACCGCGGCCGGCAGGCCCTGCTGCGCCTGGGCGATCCGTTGACGCAGATGGTGGCGCCGCAGATGGCCGTGATCCACCTGGTCACCCTGGCCTGGGCGCTGGGCGGGCTCGGTGCGGAGCGCGGCGCGGAGCTCGGTGCCCGGCTGCTGGCCGCCGGCCGGGCGCTGCTGCCGAAGGGACACTTCCTCACGTCGATGGAGCGGGACAACTTCGAGCGTGCCGAGGAGCTGGTCCGTGCCGCGCTCGGGGAGGCGGCCTACGAGGCCGCGTACGCCGAGGGCGGCGGCCTCTCCCTGGAGGAGGCCGCCGCCCTCGTGGACGCGTACCGGAGCTGA
- a CDS encoding ABC transporter permease, protein MSTTTLTPTPTDAAPAAPAAKLHDEGRIGLRNNLRHIGALVRRNLLQIKKDPESMFDALLMPVIFVLLFVYVFGGSVGGSMGGGRQEYLNYLIPGLMAMMGMNIAMAVGSGVNDDFRKGVMDRFRTMPIARSSVLIAKIVVELARMMVATLILLAMGFALGMELHGSVLGLIGAIGLAAAFGAAIMWIFILLGLSMKTAQAVQGMGMIVMMPLQFGSSIFAPPTTMPGWLQTFTDYNPLSNLADAARALMMGTPVGNSVWLTLGWTVVITAAMAPLAVSKFRKKS, encoded by the coding sequence ATGAGCACGACGACTCTGACGCCCACCCCCACCGACGCGGCCCCGGCCGCCCCGGCCGCGAAGCTCCATGACGAGGGCCGGATCGGGCTGCGGAACAACCTGCGCCACATCGGTGCGCTGGTGCGGCGCAATCTGCTCCAGATCAAGAAGGATCCGGAGTCGATGTTCGACGCGCTCCTGATGCCGGTGATCTTCGTCCTGCTCTTCGTGTACGTCTTCGGCGGTTCCGTCGGCGGCAGCATGGGCGGCGGCCGGCAGGAGTACCTGAACTACCTGATCCCCGGCCTGATGGCGATGATGGGCATGAACATCGCCATGGCCGTCGGCAGCGGTGTCAACGACGACTTCCGCAAGGGGGTCATGGACCGGTTCCGCACCATGCCGATCGCCCGCTCCTCGGTGCTCATCGCCAAGATCGTGGTCGAGCTCGCCCGGATGATGGTCGCCACCCTGATCCTGCTGGCCATGGGCTTCGCGCTCGGCATGGAGCTCCACGGGTCGGTGCTCGGTCTGATCGGGGCGATCGGGCTGGCGGCCGCGTTCGGTGCCGCCATCATGTGGATCTTCATCCTGCTCGGACTGTCCATGAAGACGGCCCAGGCCGTCCAGGGAATGGGGATGATCGTGATGATGCCGCTCCAGTTCGGCTCGTCCATCTTCGCCCCGCCCACGACGATGCCGGGCTGGCTCCAGACCTTCACCGACTACAACCCGCTGTCCAACCTGGCCGACGCCGCACGCGCCCTGATGATGGGCACCCCGGTCGGCAACTCGGTCTGGCTGACGCTCGGCTGGACCGTGGTCATCACCGCGGCCATGGCGCCGCTCGCGGTCTCCAAGTTCCGCAAGAAGTCCTGA
- the npdG gene encoding NADPH-dependent F420 reductase, producing the protein MTTNDSGSAPKPPAKDPWDLPDVSGLTIGVLGGTGPQGRGLAYRFARAGQSVIIGSRAADRAQAAADELGHGVRGADNAACARDSDVVIVAVPWDGHAKTLESLRDELAGKLVIDCVNPLGFDKKGAYALKPEEGSAAEQAAALLPESRVTAAFHHLSAVLLQDEAIEEIDTDVLVLGEARADTDIVQALAGRIPGMRGIFAGRLRNAHQVESLVANLISVNRRYKAHAGLRTTDV; encoded by the coding sequence ATGACTACGAATGACAGCGGCAGCGCGCCCAAGCCCCCCGCCAAGGATCCCTGGGACCTCCCCGACGTGTCCGGCCTGACCATCGGTGTCCTCGGCGGCACCGGCCCGCAGGGCCGCGGACTCGCCTACCGGTTCGCCCGCGCCGGACAGTCCGTGATCATCGGCTCCCGCGCGGCGGACCGCGCCCAGGCCGCCGCCGACGAGCTCGGACACGGCGTGCGCGGCGCCGACAACGCCGCCTGCGCACGCGACAGCGACGTCGTGATCGTCGCCGTGCCGTGGGACGGGCACGCCAAGACCCTGGAGTCCCTGCGCGACGAGCTCGCCGGCAAGCTCGTCATCGACTGCGTCAACCCGCTCGGCTTCGACAAGAAGGGCGCCTACGCGCTGAAGCCCGAGGAGGGCAGCGCCGCCGAGCAGGCCGCCGCCCTGCTGCCGGAGTCCCGCGTCACCGCCGCCTTCCACCACCTGTCGGCGGTCCTGCTCCAGGACGAGGCGATCGAGGAGATCGACACCGATGTGCTGGTGCTGGGCGAGGCCCGCGCCGACACCGACATCGTCCAGGCACTGGCCGGCCGGATCCCGGGGATGCGCGGCATCTTCGCTGGCCGGCTCCGCAACGCCCACCAGGTCGAGTCGCTCGTCGCCAACCTGATCTCGGTCAACCGCCGCTACAAGGCACACGCCGGGCTGCGCACCACCGACGTCTGA
- a CDS encoding PhzF family phenazine biosynthesis protein translates to MNDCDVPAGSGIDVLRVFCGPDGRHGNALGVVRDGRDHPDEVSRQELARKLGFSETVFVDDPERGHLDIYTPGLRLPFAGHPVVGAAWLLDLEVLELEVGEVFARQDGEFSWITARPEWAPPRTLQQYASVAEVDALPAPPPGEGWLYAWAWEDEAAGRARARAFPRRDDGIAEDEATGAAALLLSDRLGRALNIRQGRGSQILTAPAPDGSVEIGGRVMLAHAGP, encoded by the coding sequence GTGAATGACTGCGACGTACCCGCCGGCAGCGGTATCGATGTACTGCGCGTGTTCTGCGGCCCCGACGGCCGGCACGGCAACGCGCTCGGTGTCGTACGCGACGGACGCGACCACCCCGACGAGGTGTCCCGGCAGGAACTCGCCCGCAAACTCGGCTTCAGCGAGACCGTGTTCGTGGACGACCCGGAGCGCGGCCATCTGGACATCTACACCCCCGGCCTCCGGCTGCCGTTCGCCGGACATCCCGTGGTCGGCGCCGCGTGGCTGCTCGACCTGGAGGTCCTGGAGCTGGAGGTGGGGGAGGTCTTCGCCCGTCAGGACGGGGAGTTCAGCTGGATCACCGCCCGCCCCGAGTGGGCGCCACCCCGCACGCTTCAGCAGTACGCCTCGGTCGCGGAGGTCGACGCGCTGCCCGCCCCGCCGCCCGGCGAGGGCTGGCTCTACGCCTGGGCGTGGGAGGACGAGGCCGCGGGCCGGGCGCGGGCGAGGGCGTTCCCCCGGAGGGACGACGGGATCGCGGAGGACGAGGCGACGGGGGCGGCGGCGCTCCTGCTGAGCGACCGGCTGGGCCGCGCCCTGAACATCAGGCAGGGCCGCGGCTCCCAGATCCTCACGGCCCCGGCCCCGGACGGCTCGGTGGAGATCGGCGGCCGGGTCATGCTGGCGCACGCGGGCCCGTAG
- the map gene encoding type I methionyl aminopeptidase — MSGQSLLVPGELTPVRSVPGNIRRPEYVGKPAPTPYSGPEVQDADTVERMRIAGRIAAQAMGEAAKHIAPGVTTDELDRVAHEFMCDHGAYPSTLGYRGFPKSLCTSLNEVICHGIPDSTVLRDGDIVNLDVTAYINGVHGDNNATYLCGDVDEESRLLVERTEESLRRAIKAVRPGRQVNVIGRVIESYAKRFGYGVVRDFTGHGINSSFHSGLIIPHYDSPHATTVMQPGMTFTIEPMLTLGSHDYDMWDDGWTVVTKDRKRTAQFEHTLVVTETGADILTLP, encoded by the coding sequence ATGTCTGGCCAGTCGCTGCTTGTACCAGGGGAGCTCACTCCCGTCCGTTCCGTGCCCGGAAACATCCGGCGCCCCGAGTATGTGGGCAAGCCGGCCCCGACGCCGTACAGCGGCCCGGAGGTCCAGGACGCCGACACCGTCGAGCGCATGCGCATCGCGGGACGCATCGCCGCCCAGGCGATGGGCGAGGCCGCGAAGCACATCGCCCCGGGCGTCACGACGGACGAACTCGACCGGGTCGCCCACGAGTTCATGTGCGACCACGGCGCGTACCCGTCGACCCTGGGCTACCGGGGCTTCCCCAAGTCGCTCTGCACCTCGCTCAACGAGGTGATCTGCCACGGCATCCCGGACTCCACGGTGCTGCGCGACGGCGACATCGTGAACCTCGACGTGACGGCGTACATCAACGGGGTGCACGGCGACAACAACGCCACCTACCTCTGCGGTGACGTGGACGAGGAGTCGCGGCTGCTCGTGGAGCGCACCGAGGAGTCGCTGAGGCGGGCGATCAAGGCGGTGCGGCCGGGCCGCCAGGTCAACGTGATCGGCCGGGTCATCGAGTCGTACGCGAAGCGCTTCGGGTACGGGGTGGTGCGGGACTTCACGGGGCACGGGATCAACTCCTCGTTCCACTCCGGGCTGATCATTCCGCACTACGACAGTCCGCACGCCACCACCGTGATGCAGCCGGGGATGACGTTCACGATCGAGCCGATGCTGACGCTCGGGTCCCACGACTACGACATGTGGGACGACGGCTGGACCGTGGTCACGAAGGACCGCAAGCGCACCGCACAGTTCGAGCACACGCTCGTGGTGACGGAGACGGGCGCCGACATCCTGACGCTCCCGTAG
- a CDS encoding site-2 protease family protein, with product MTSATARSDRRISPVFLGIAAVTAVSGWAVWTDFAEQPGFATFLFVTAAWVVSLCLHEYAHARTALHSGDISIGAKGYLTLNPLKYTHALLSIVLPVLFVIMGGIGLPGGAVFIERGRIRGRWRHSLISAAGPLTNVLFALVCTAPFWLDALDGVPVAFRYALGFLALLQVTAAILNSVPVPGLDGYGVIEPWLSHSLRRTVEPFAPFGLIAVFGLLWVPEVNAAFFDAIDAILRSLGVSEFETYCGLDAYRFWQTPNPVCEMAG from the coding sequence ATGACCTCCGCAACAGCCCGCAGCGACCGGCGGATCAGCCCGGTCTTCCTCGGTATCGCCGCCGTGACGGCGGTGTCCGGCTGGGCGGTGTGGACGGATTTCGCCGAGCAGCCGGGCTTCGCCACGTTCCTTTTCGTCACCGCGGCCTGGGTCGTCTCGCTCTGTCTCCACGAGTACGCCCACGCCCGCACGGCGTTGCACAGCGGCGACATCTCCATCGGGGCGAAGGGCTATCTGACCCTGAACCCCTTGAAGTACACGCATGCGCTGCTGAGCATCGTGCTGCCCGTGCTGTTCGTGATCATGGGCGGGATCGGGCTGCCCGGCGGCGCGGTCTTCATCGAGCGGGGCCGGATCCGGGGCCGCTGGCGGCACAGCCTGATCTCGGCTGCGGGCCCGCTGACGAACGTCCTGTTCGCGCTCGTGTGCACCGCGCCGTTCTGGCTGGACGCGCTGGACGGCGTCCCGGTCGCGTTCCGGTACGCACTGGGCTTCCTGGCGCTGCTCCAGGTAACGGCCGCGATCCTGAACTCCGTACCGGTGCCGGGGCTGGACGGTTACGGGGTGATCGAGCCGTGGCTCTCGCACTCGCTCCGGCGCACGGTGGAGCCGTTCGCGCCGTTCGGGCTGATCGCGGTCTTCGGTCTGCTGTGGGTCCCCGAGGTGAACGCGGCCTTCTTCGACGCGATCGACGCGATTCTGCGGTCGCTGGGCGTCAGTGAGTTCGAGACGTACTGCGGTCTCGACGCGTACCGGTTCTGGCAGACGCCCAACCCGGTCTGTGAGATGGCCGGGTAG
- a CDS encoding MFS transporter, translated as MTSRTSLAARLAALLPDLSPWRSSADFRLLWVQGIVTYFGSFMALIALPLQIKDLTGSPLAVGAMGAVELVPLVVFGLYGGALADTADRRKVILATEAGLGLLALVLLVNAALPDPMLWPLYVVAGGVSALAGLQRPALDSLMARIVPHDQLGAAAALNSLRWQAGAIMGPALAGLVVAYAGHATAYGVTVVTFAVSVVLCRRLAPAPPAEQGTKPSLRGIVEGARYAWSRPVLLGTYAIDMAAMFFAFPNTIFPFLADELDAEWSLGLMYAAGSVGSLVLGLTSGWTSRVRRHGLFVVCGAAVWGLAIAAAGWFGSVWLVLACLTVAGAGDMLSGLGRSTIWNQTIPEELRGRLAGIEVLSYSVGPQLGQVRAGGMAGWTGTRTAVWSGGVACVASVALLAAALPKLLTYDSETDEDALRRRARSEEALRAAPTG; from the coding sequence GTGACCTCTCGCACCTCCCTCGCCGCCAGGCTGGCCGCGCTGCTTCCGGACCTCTCCCCCTGGCGTTCCTCGGCGGACTTCCGGCTGCTGTGGGTGCAGGGGATCGTCACCTACTTCGGCAGCTTCATGGCCCTGATCGCGCTGCCGCTCCAGATCAAGGACCTCACCGGGTCCCCGCTCGCGGTCGGCGCGATGGGCGCGGTCGAGCTGGTGCCCCTGGTCGTGTTCGGCCTCTACGGCGGTGCGCTCGCCGACACGGCCGACCGCCGCAAGGTCATCCTGGCCACCGAGGCGGGGCTCGGCCTGCTCGCGCTGGTGCTGCTGGTGAACGCGGCCCTGCCGGATCCGATGCTGTGGCCGCTCTACGTGGTGGCGGGCGGTGTCTCCGCGCTGGCCGGGCTCCAGCGGCCCGCGCTGGACTCGCTGATGGCCCGCATCGTGCCGCACGACCAGTTGGGCGCCGCCGCCGCGCTGAACTCGCTGCGCTGGCAGGCCGGCGCGATCATGGGGCCGGCGCTGGCGGGTCTGGTGGTGGCCTATGCCGGGCATGCGACGGCGTACGGGGTCACCGTGGTCACCTTCGCCGTCTCCGTCGTGCTGTGCCGCAGGCTGGCGCCCGCGCCGCCCGCGGAGCAGGGGACGAAGCCGTCGCTGCGCGGCATCGTGGAGGGGGCACGCTACGCGTGGAGCCGGCCGGTGCTGCTCGGGACGTACGCGATCGACATGGCGGCGATGTTCTTCGCCTTCCCGAACACGATCTTCCCGTTCCTCGCCGACGAGCTGGACGCCGAGTGGTCGCTGGGGCTGATGTATGCGGCGGGCTCGGTCGGCTCCCTCGTCCTGGGCCTGACCAGCGGCTGGACCTCACGGGTGCGCCGGCACGGACTGTTCGTGGTGTGCGGTGCGGCCGTCTGGGGGCTGGCCATCGCGGCGGCCGGCTGGTTCGGCAGCGTATGGCTGGTGCTGGCCTGCCTGACGGTCGCCGGCGCGGGCGACATGCTCAGCGGCCTCGGCCGTTCGACGATCTGGAACCAGACGATCCCGGAGGAGCTGCGGGGCCGTCTGGCGGGCATTGAGGTGCTCTCGTACAGCGTCGGCCCGCAGCTGGGTCAGGTCCGGGCCGGCGGCATGGCCGGGTGGACGGGCACCAGGACCGCGGTCTGGTCCGGGGGCGTCGCCTGTGTCGCCTCGGTGGCGCTGCTGGCTGCGGCCCTGCCGAAGCTCCTGACGTACGACTCGGAGACGGACGAGGACGCGCTGCGCAGGCGGGCGCGGAGCGAGGAGGCCCTGCGGGCCGCGCCGACGGGCTGA